TTCAGCTTACACACAGCACAAATGTTTTTTCTGCCTGAGTCGTTTCCTATCGTCTGCTTTTGGCTGCCGGCTCAATTTGCACTGAATACTGCATGAGTGCACAGTCTGTCTTTATTGCAAATCTTGCATCAGCAGTTCGGCAGCAAATTTGCCTGAGAGCGTAACCATGGGTGTACCGCCGCCAGGGTGCGCACTGCCTGTGGCTAAGTAAAGGCGTTTAATGAAGGGCGAACGATTCTTCGGACGCAAAAATGCGGCGCTGCGTGAGTTAGACGAGACCCCATAAATTGAGCCTCGATAGGCATTGAACTTCTGCTTCAAATCCAGCGGCGTAAGCATAGCTTCAAACTCAATGTAGGACTCAATGTCAGCAAAACCCACCGCTTTTAATCGCTCAATAACTACATGGCGATACGCTGTTTTTTGCTGCTCCCAGTCAAAGGCTTCAGAGAGGTAGGGCGCATTGACCAACACGAACCAATTCTCCTTACCTTTTGGCGCTTGTCCGACATCACTTTTACTAGAAATTGAGATATAAATGGTCGGCTCGCTTGGGGGCACACGGTGCGTAAAAATCTCTGCAAATTCGTTGTAGTAATCGCTACTAAAAAAAATGTTGTGATGCCATAGTTGCGGATGCTCTTTTGCGATACCTAAACACAAGACAAAGCCAGAGCATGAGGCTTCTAAATTTGCAAGACGCTTTGGAAGATGCTTAGCATTTGGTAGCAGGTCTTGATAGAGATGCAGAGCATCATCGTTTGAGACAATGGCATCGGCATAGACGTGCTCGCCACTTTGGAGTTCAATGCCAGTTGCGGTGTTATTGTGCAGCACAAGGCGCTTGACCTCTTGTCCGAAGTGCAGTGTTGCTCCAAGCTCTTCTGCTAAGCGTTGGTAGGCTTCTGCCAAGCGGTACATTCCGCCTTTCACATAAAATCCGCCGAAGGCAAGTTCTACAAAGGGGATCACATTGAGTGTAGCAGGTGCAAGGTAGGGTGAAGCGCCAACATAGGTTGGGAATCGGTCGAGGAATTGTACCATGCGCTTGTCGCTGAAAAACCTTGCATTGCTCTGGTGTACTGTTGAAAACGCATCAATTTGGAAAAACTGGAGCGGGTTTGTCTTGAAGAGTCTTAGGAGACTGAAGGGATTGTAGATAAAGTTGTCTGCTGTTGCTTCATAAATTTTTTGATGTAGGCAAAGTAGCGCTCGAAGTTTTCTTTCT
Above is a window of [Chlorobium] sp. 445 DNA encoding:
- a CDS encoding phytoene dehydrogenase; translated protein: MYGLLRPAAFAQRNCTCLSNRERKLRALLCLHQKIYEATADNFIYNPFSLLRLFKTNPLQFFQIDAFSTVHQSNARFFSDKRMVQFLDRFPTYVGASPYLAPATLNVIPFVELAFGGFYVKGGMYRLAEAYQRLAEELGATLHFGQEVKRLVLHNNTATGIELQSGEHVYADAIVSNDDALHLYQDLLPNAKHLPKRLANLEASCSGFVLCLGIAKEHPQLWHHNIFFSSDYYNEFAEIFTHRVPPSEPTIYISISSKSDVGQAPKGKENWFVLVNAPYLSEAFDWEQQKTAYRHVVIERLKAVGFADIESYIEFEAMLTPLDLKQKFNAYRGSIYGVSSNSRSAAFLRPKNRSPFIKRLYLATGSAHPGGGTPMVTLSGKFAAELLMQDLQ